The Castanea sativa cultivar Marrone di Chiusa Pesio chromosome 4, ASM4071231v1 sequence AAAACTTCAGAAGTACGTAAAGAAGGCGGACTCCAGCAGGTTCAGGTAGGGCGACACAAGCCAACGAGAGCCCTCGTCCAAGAACGAGAGTCGCCAATCTCAACCACAAGAggtgatcggggagataagcacAATAGCAGGAGGACCTTTCATGGGGGGATTATACAAAtccctcaagaaagcatgccagagacaagtaaacagtgtccatATGGAACCCCTATTGAAACAAAGACGGACGAACCAGGATATATTCTTCAGCGAAGAGGATGCAAGGGGAGTCAGGCAGCCCCATAACGACCCTCTGGTGatagcactcacaattgaagggtTCTACACTAAAAGGATCCTCGTCAACAACGGTAGCTCTGCAGACATCATGTACCTATCGGCCTTCCAACAGTTGAAACTAGGTCCTGGTAGATTGCGCTCGTTTgagtcccccctcgtcagctttagcggTGACAGAGTATATCCCAACGGCATTGTGAGACTAAAAGTCACAATAGGCGCCTACCCGAAGCAGCAGACCTGTCATCTGGACTTCTTAGTGGTAGACTGCCCCTCTtcatacaatgtgatcattgggagaCCCACGCTCAACCGGTGGAAAGCAgcaacgtccacctactgcctaaagataaaattcccaacCGAAGACGGAGTCggtgaggtaaaaggagaccaagttttggccagagaatgctaccaagccgtgttggctgcaaaagaaaaccacacatggatgatcgagggagaaaaagaagacaacatggAAGCCCTGGAAACGGTGGAACTCGTTGAGGGGGAAAACTCaaaggtgacgaggataggtaCAACCATAAGTCCCGAGATGAGGAATGAACTCGTCCGTttccttaaaggaaatttggacatatttgcatggagtcacgaagatatgCCGGGTATACCATGCCAGGTAATCCAGCACGAGTTGAAGACAGATCCCGAGAAAAAACCCGTCCAGCAGAAACGAcgggtctttgcccccgaacgaaaccaagcaatcacGAAAGAAGTTAACAGAttgttgcaggcagacttcatccgagaagtttactatcccgaatggctggccaacgtcgtgctagtgaagaaagcaaatggaaagtggagaatgtgtgtggacttcacggacctgaacaaggcctgcccgaaggatagttttcccctgccgaggatagatcagttggtagactctacggctggacataaattactaacattcatggatgcattttcaggttacaaccagataaagatggctgaggaagatcaggaaaaaactgctttcatcacaagccaaggactctactgctataaggtaatgcccttcgggctaaagaacgcaggagcaacataccaaagactggtaaacaagatgttcagcaagcaaattgggagaaatatggaggtatatgtggacgatatgctcgtcaagagcaaagaagagttgaCTCACCTGGATGACCTGGGAGAGACATTTAACACCCTCCGAAAATACCAGATGAAGCTCAATCCtagtaagtgtgtgtttggagtAGCTtcaggaaagttcttagggtttatGGTATCCCAGAGAGGAATAGAAGCAAACCCAGAGAAGGTGCAAGCAATACTCAACATGGCATCACCCAAGACCGTcaaggaagtccaaaagctcacggAAAGGATAgctgcactcaataggttcgtctctaaagcgacggataaatgtctcccatttttcaaaacattgaagCAAGCCTTCGCCTGGACTGATGAATGTGAGGCTGCTTTTCAAGAGCTCAAACGTTTCCTCGGTAGCCCACCCATCTTGAGTCCCTCAAAAGCAGGGGAAAGCCTTTATCTATACCTGGCAGCATCAGCTACGGCCGTCAATGCGGCCTTAATTCGAGAGGAAAATAAGAAGCAGCTCCCAATTTACTATGTCAGCCAAGCCTTCCAAGGAGCAGATGCCAGGTATCCCAAGATTGAGAAGATTGTTTTCGCCCTAATAATGGCTTCACGAAAGctacgaccatacttcgaagcacaccctatccttgtaatgacggatcaacccatcaggaaatccatgaacaagcctgaagcagctgggagaatggtccaatgggcaatcgaactcagccagttcgacatcgaataccatcccagAACGGCCGTCAAGGCGCAAGCTCTGGCAGACTTCATAGCGGAATTCACCCTTCCAGACGATGATGACGACAAAAATGAGGCGGAACGGTGGACGATTCAGACTGACGGATCGTTAACCCAAAAGAGGGGAGGATTAGGGGTCATTATAAACACCCCcgatggagaaaaactccaatatggagtccaattaaaattcccggcaaccaacaacgaggctgagtacgaaggcaTACTGACGGGACTGAGACTTGGCAAAGCCCTCGGGATTAAGAACGTGCTTATACAGAGCGACTCGAAATTGGCAATAGGGcagatcagggaagagtatgaggcgaaggaagagaggatgaagaagtacctcaagCTGATTAAACATTTAGCTCGTGGGTTCGACAAGTTCGATTTCGTCCGGATCCCAAGAAACCAGAATGCTGCGGCGGACGAGGTCGCAAAAATGGCCTCGTCCGAAGAAGAACCAACGAACAATAAGATTCTCATGGAGACTCGGAAATACCCTAGCATCGAGGAAGTTCCAGTATTCCCCATCCAGAACATAGGTGGTTGGATGGCACCGATCGTCTCATACCTTCAAGACGGGCATCTCCCTCATGACTCAATGAAGGCCAGGAAGATTAAAGCAAGGGCGGCCAGATTTACAATTCtgaatgataccttatacaaaagagggttCTCCTTGCCTTATTTGAAGTGTAtcgacgaggaagaagctaAGTACGTCCTCCACGAaatccacgaagggatttgcggagacCACGCCGGGCCTAGATCCTTGGTAAGCAAAGTTATTAGAGCAGGATATTTCTGGCCAACTATGCAGGCAGACGCTAtggagctcgtcaagaggtgcgataagtgccagaggttcgggaACGTCCAGAGGCTGCCAGCAGAAAAGATGACAACGATTACCTCACcctggccattcgcacaatgggggatcGATATCGTCGGCCCATTACCCCTTGGAAAAGGACAGGTACTATTCTTGCTCGTcgctatcgactacttcactaaatgggtcgaagcagaAGCAATAGCAACGATCACAGAGGCGAGAACCCGTAGCTTCGTGTggagaaatataatttgcaAGTTCGGGATTCCGCAAACgatcatttcagataatggccgacagttcgacagccagggatttagagacttttgctcaAGGCTAGGTATCAAGAATAAGTTCTCGTCACCTGGGCACCCACAGTCTAACGGGCAAACGGAAGTAACTAATCGAACGCTGCTCAGAATCATCAAAGCACGACTAGACGAAGCTAAGGGCTCGTGGccagaagaattgcccaatgtcttgtgggcatacagaacaacagcaagaacccccacgggagagacgcctttcaggctcacttatggcactgaaGCAGTAATCCCAGTCGAGGTGGGTATGGCCAGCACCAGGCGAGAAGTATTCCGCGAGGAGAACAACGACGACCAGCTTCGAATCAATCTGGATTGCTTAGACGAGGTAAGGGACAAAGCCTCGAACATGACGATGAAGTACCAGCAGAAGATGACTGAATACTATAACAAAAGGGTCAGGCTCAGAAGACTAGAAATTGGTGACCTCGTCTTACGTAAGGTGACGACTGCAACTAGAAACTCCGCCCACGGGAAACTCGGTCCCacttgggaaggaccttacaaaGTCGTGCACTACTCCCGACAAGGTAGCTATCATTTGGAGACCCTAGACGGACAGAAACTCCCGCGaccttggaacatagaacacttgaagaagtaccacccACAGATGTAAATCGAGAATGTACCAATTcgtcaaaattaatgaaatggtGGTTCAAATAATGTGTTCATACAGGTACCAAGTCCTggagacccaaaaaaaaaaaaaatgaaaatgcctaagtaataagattccgcatctacggatgtacattattgacgaaggcaaaaaaaaaaaaaaaacctaagtaataagattccgcatcgacggatgtacattactgacgaaggcaaaaacaaagaaaagcctaagtaataagattccgcatcgacggatgtacattactgacgaaggaaaaaaaaaagtctaagtaataagattcagcatcgacggatgtacattactgacgaaggcaaaaacaaaaaaaaagcctaagtaataagattccgcatcgacggatgtacattactgacgaaggcaaaaacaaagaaaagcctaagtaataagattctgcatcgacggatgtacattactgacgaaggaaaaaacaaaaaaaaaagtctaagtaataagattccgcatcgacggatgtacattactgacgaaggcaaaaacaaaaaaaagcctaagtaacaagattttgcatcgacggatgtacattactgacgaaggcaaaaacaaaaaaaagcctaagtaataagattccgcatcgacggatgtacattactgacgaaggcaaaaacaaaaaaaatgcctaagtaataagattccgcatcgacggatgtacattactgacgaaggaaaaaacaaaaaaaaacgcCTAAGTACAGAGGGAAGCTTAAGCAATAACGTTCCCACCGGATGAACATACATTGATGACGAATGCAAAAAATTGACATACAGGAAAACATGTCCAAGTAGATACGATattataaaagcccaaaaaccaaaggccattgttcataaaaaaaaaaaaaacccataaacactgggctaaaaatacacatgaaaattttttagttgTCTTGGAAATTGAGCCCTAAAAACATGTTaggcacctcaaaaaaaaagaaaagaaagaaacttctTAATAACAGGTTCAAACATCCGGATCGGCATCGTCTTCAGCCGGGGCATCGAGGGCAGGGGCGTCGATGACGCGAGCATCAGGAACGTCCACAGGAGCTTGGGCGGCGGCGGCTTGGGCGGCCTCATCAGCAGAGATCTCCTTGTCGACCTCCTCCATATCCAGCGCCTCCAAATCTACCCCGGAAGGAATCTTGATGCAATACCTCCTCAAGAGCTCGAACCCCTTAAAataccagctgaagagcacgGAGTTGTACTCCTCGGTCTGCTGGAAGCCCTTGATGGCCCTAGAGGCGAcgaccttaattttttccttcgcGGCTGTGAGTTGCTCGTCCTTTTCCAGAACCAGCTGCTGCTCAACCTTAAGATCGTCACCCAGCTTTTTGACCTCGTCCTTGTATTGGTGAACGTCCTCCATCGCGGTTATCAGGTCCCTCTTCAGCTTTGAGTTCTCCATCTCCAGGACTTTGATCCGAGAAAGCGAGGACTCGACCTTGGCTTCCTGAGCCAGATACTCCGCTGAAAAATGGACGGCTtcccccaacacctaaaaaaaaaaaaaaaaaaaggagacatGCGAAGGAATAAATAAGAAGGGGGGCATATATGTAGATGCGTCATGTAAAACAAACAggttacctggacgagcttATGGATGTGACGACCCATCAACTCACTTGGGGTCGAACCTGAGAGCACCTTTAGGTCCTCAGCATTCACGACCCCATAAGCCCGATCCGTCGCCAATCTCTCGTCGTCCCAAATAGTGGACGAACAGGCGGCCTCCTTTCCTCTGTCCGATGTACGTGGCCTCTTGGAAGCAGGTGTCAGGATTTCTTCTACCGAGGTGGCCGGAGAAGCCGTCCTCATCGTCTCGGCACCCGAAACCACGGGTGTGGTCGAGACCGTCGGAGTGACGGAAGAGACTTTGCCTTTCACACGAACCACCTTCTTCCCGAGGTTCGACAAGGGTTCGTCTTTCTTAGACCTCATTTTCTCATACATACCCTTGTTGAATTTTGTCGTCATCTCTGCGAAAgggaaaaattttataagagaaaGAGCAGGTCAAATAAGTACAGCCACAGGGTCGAGTCCGACGAACTCAGAAgcttactcttctttccctCGATATCAAGGCTCCGCAAGACGTAGGGAGACGGATCGGGGCCGAGGTTGTAGAAAGCGAGTGTCCTCGGGTCTACCAAGTCGTCCTAGTTTTCAATGGACTAGGAATACGTGATGGCCGTCTCGACGCGCTCCTTGTACCTACTTTTCAACTTTGGTCTTCGTTTAACTGCACCAGAACGAAGAAAGTCAGTAACaataacctaaaaaaaaaaaaaccgagaaAGGAGACTGACGCACCTAaggtcggggttccccaccgatGAAGCAACCTGGGGATCTCACCCCAGTCTTGGCTAGAGGGAGTCTCAAAATCGTCcccagacacaaacacaaatctggacttccagtacctgaaggacgaaggtaagcccttgacgatcctggttcttctctcccaaggtactagctcgtaatacccgtactctttggactcttttaGACGGTATAAATAGACGAGCTCCTTTACCTTAATCACATCCCCGTTAGcggccaaccatatttccatacagtTGACCACTATTCTCCATGAATTGGGCATAAGCTGCTCAGGGGCAATCCCCAGATATGCCAGGAGCTCCATCACAAACGGGTGGACAggaagcctaagtccacaagtgaaagcggcctcatagaagcacacttcaccggGGAAAAACTGGCAAGCCCTATCGTCGTCAGTGGGGCGACGAACACGGACCCGCTCTGGAaactgaaacctatccctaaaccgaCTGACGGCGTCGGAATCTAACCCGCACGGCTCCACGAGggcatgaaaagccctaacctctctaaAAGTCGAGACGGCTGTATCTCCCTCCATAGGGTCGtcgctagacgacaacccagtatcgaggtcactagacctaacctcagacATCAACTGCAACTTCTTCACCAAGCCTTCAAACCAATCGACCGACTCTCGGAGCAATGGAAATAAGTCACCTAAAACAACACCTAAGCTGCTACCCTCAGAAACAAAACCCCTCAAATTGGGAAAAGCGCCTAAAGACCCCCCTAAGCgagcaaagagaaaagaaattgaaggacaAGCTTCCCTAACCTCCAAATTACTGACCATGAACTCCCagtctaaaaagaaaaatactaaaattccaacaaaaaagaggggagaaacaaacaaaaacacagaaagaaccaagaaacaaaaaaaaaccaaaaatcagatACTtgcgaagaaggaaaaaagaagaagggagagGAAGAAAAAGCTTACCTTGAAGAAGCGAGAAGCCCAACAgccaagcaaacaaacaaactcggaaagaagcaaagaaatatATGAAGAGGGTGCTTAGAGGAGAAGAACTGgagtttgaaagaaaatgaaaagtaaagtacaaaggaaggagtttaaaaaccaaatagaggtgaaaaccgaaaatcggcgggaaacccaagggtcagTCCCTTTCCAACCACATCACGCCACGTGGCCACAACCCACGTAACGCCGCCATAACGCATTCAATGCAGCACGAAATCCcaaagggcaaaaaaaaaaaaaaaaaaaaactgttcggcTCCCACGATCGGCACAGACGACCATGAAGCccggggggcatctgatggtATTGACgaagatgggactgacgaatATAAGTATAGACGAAGCTGCCTTCATggacgaacatgaccagtatccgcgtcatcaaaaagaattaatgccattcaatgctgccaataaagctccaactgttacaagaccagctggacgaaccgatgggaacgcattaaagtccataactccaccagagacgttatcagggagtcattaacactccaacggctataattcccaagggtatataaaaccctcacaacaccaatacaaggtacaaGAAACGACATCACAACCTGAACTTAATTGTATTCCTGATATTTCGGCTATTGCCTTTTTTCATActgactttgccatcggaggcattgtggcaggcaccacaccggtgaccactcaAATAAGTTCTTGCTCCCTAAAGGTTGTCAGAGTACTGCCAGGAACCATCTGGACGAGTCCCAGAGGAACtgacgagatactgcttcatcagttATCATAGGAAGAggtagatgaagaagaggatTTGGTGGAGTCCAAGTTTGAGAAAATAGATGAACAAGGTGATATCCATACAACCTATGCTAAGTTGTACAGGATTTCCGAGAAGCATAAAAAACTTTATAGggtggccaccaagaagctgagTGATGCGGAGCTAGATCAAGAGAAGCTCTCtacaaaggttgatgaagcaaatcaaaccattggagctttgcaatttgagaacaatttcttagcTGAAaggaccaagaagcttgaagagGAGCTATTCCaggttagagctcaattggagaggacttctaGTGCAAAGCTCAATGAAATGTTGAGTTCCCAGAAATCTCCTTCTGGTAGAACCGGTTTGGGGTATGATTTATTTTCTCCTAATATTGCCTCTTCTAGTAGAACTGTTTTTGTCtcacctgctaataatgttaattctgagaacaatgaacttaaatctaaaatagctagtgagaacttaGAAAAGGGCAAATCTAttctaggagcaccccctaagcttgtaaagaaagagactaaaaaccctaggactaagaagatTAACAACAAAAAGTCTCAACCGAAAAAGctgcatctctgtcatcactgtggagcttcAAGGCATACTCGTCGAAATTGCTagaagtggttagccactcaataAAGTAATAGTATGATCACATCTGGAAACCAAAATCAGTTTCAATTCTCTTTTGcccctcttggagatcttctaaaggccctcatgttcctgTGATTGAGTCAGTCTAATTTTATGCTatttttgtttaacatgtttttgtttgtttatttgtttttagtttttgctttatttttgttttcataaaaataaaaaaataaaaaaattagaaaaaaacaaaaacagtgtgtgttttgtatacattggtacttgtgtacttTTGATGgccatttaaacaaaattttctaaactttgtatcttttgtactttagatgagcatcttaatgtacaactaagtaagtgagctttttggcttgtgtttgtgatgagtacgattaatTAATCACTTATACTTagcactcatatcactctttttgacgaaaaggactaaaaaatcctaaaagaatggcataaataaccatctcaccactaaagcccaccaatcatgaataacatctgtatgcttcggcatagtaaatttgtgattttttggCTTAACCTAATTaggtatttattttctctctcttatatacccatgcatggtatgctaaaaaaaatatatgcaaataaaaatcaaaagcaaaaagaatcaaaatgcttttaaatatggttacAAGCAtatttctaggagatgtgagatttataggatgtaccttgaaggtgatagtccccatcaagcagttatgattgtgtgtgagtgatattgattttctcatatctcaaattgtcacaatatgagacacttatggactcttgcgatattttcacacacaagACGCAAATTCTTTGCAACTTTTGATACAGTtaaggtacaatgtgatttgaccatcacaagggATACgtgtgttaatgtatactcactaaactgtcttggcttatttttgaaatataaaattggttagacttgcttagtgtgtgtgtgtgttttggatctatgaatgctttgcatttttttcttgttgagagatgtttttgaaacCTTAACATGTTGATTaaatctttggttgagtagcttgcttgtttGCATTCATCTCTATGTGTTTTTCCTCtatttgaaaaactgttttttatcAAGCTCAACAGCTTTTCAACagatcctcgatagcttcttatCTATCGAGTCTCTTGGACTTTGTTTCTCGACAGATCTTATCGCATATTCGATCCATCAAGCTATTTGGAATTtgtctcgacagcttctcgatccatcgagaaagtttctgtatggccgatagcttctcgatagctttTCGATCCATCTAGGTGATTCCgtcgatagattctcgacagattcatatctgtcgagatttagtgCTCAATAGATCCTCGATCCTTCGAGATGCGTTTTGTTTAAATACCTGAAGCGTGAAATTAGATCTCACTTTTTCATATCTCTCTTGACATATTATCTTTTCTCTCCATCCAAACACCCTCTTCTCACTCAAAACCTCCTACCCACGTGATTTTCGGCCTAATCTAGTCTCAAATCTCTTGGTATGTTTCTCTAATCTCTcttttctcatgcatttcacGCATTTAGACctaatttttgggttttcttgaaatttttggggtttttgaaaatatttgaagttttttgtaaatttttgggttgggtgttGCTTATTTGATgctatatgatcatgcattacattccatttgcattttcacaatgtttcatgcattcaGATGTGTGCTTGAATGTTGAAAATTATGCGCTGTTAGGTTTGGATTAGGTTGAATCCATGATGCAATTTCTTTTAGCACgacacatgttcatgcatacgtaccctTTCTTCTCTATCCATTTTTTCTGGGTTGTGATTGTGTTTTTTTGCTtcttctccctttctctctttggATAGACTGCGCATGACACCCAAGCACAAATCCACTCCATCTCAGAACCCTCTTTGTTCTAGGACATCTTCTTCTGATTCTACTCATTCTCACAAGCACAAATCCACTCCGTctcagaaccctcttcgttccaGGACATCTTCTTCTAATTCTACTCTTTCTCACGTTCAGTTtcgtgatgagaaggcccataaggacttcttggagaacttttctaaacgTGGCATTCATCCAAAGTGACATATGATTCTATCGAATTTTTTTGATAGTGCTTTACCCATTGTCATTCATAGTCGGGAATGGGAATCTCTTTGTGAGATACCCTTGAGTTGTCCTATCATGATCATAcaagagttttactccaatatgcatggtATCGATACCTTTGTACCTCAATTTGCTACGCATATTAGAGGTACATGTATCGTAGTCACTTCAGATCTTGTATCCGAGATACTACACGTTCCACaagtagcgcatcctgactaccccgtTCATTAGCGTCTGAGGattgtgtccaaagacgagctCGTATCTCACTTTTGTGAGAGACCTTCCATATGGGGTGAGCGTCAAAACACCCCATGCTCGGACTTTGTAAAAGGCCCAAGATTCCTAAACAgggtgatgacatttgttctaTATCCACTGTTtcactataactccattatAGAGTCTGGTGCTCGGATTTTGCTATCCCTCCTTGAGGACCTCTCTATAGACTTTCATTCTcacttcattctttctttcatcAATGTCTATAGAGATATgacgacccgtgataagctcatttttcctttggcTATCATGCGAattcttcatcatttttctaTCCCCCTTCTTGATTCTTCCTTCTATCATATCATGGGAGCCATTAGCGCAGCGTCTGTTCGACAGAGCGAGGCCCAACTTCGACCGAAGTGGCCACGGACCGAGACGATGACTCCTCCAGCCCCTTCCGTTCCATCCACCCCCGCTCATTCTTCAGCAGGTGGTGTAACTCTTGAGGCCATCATGGCGCAACTtaagcgcatggatgctcgccttgacactctcagtgatgagttgtgtcaggtgaacacccatgtTGGCCGTATCGCACAACGATAGGCTCAGATGAGTGGCTTCGTTGCTTCTCACTCTCCTTCACCCGAGGCTTCGGCGGATGAGGATGCTAATGATGGTactggtgatgatgatgatgatgatgaggatgctagctcttctagtgaCGAGGAGATGACGACCTCTCGgtgacttaccctttgtcattcgtcgcaaaatggggagtagttttgggatgagagtagtTATGTAATTAGAGGGAGAGTTAGCATATGACattcttgttagggggagtgtttacttTTTGagagatgtagtgaggattttatgtacttttttttcttctttagttACATTATCCTTTTGTACAAAGGTCTTGTGACCTTTCAgttacatacattgtacttttaatgatatatatatatatatatatatgatgtatgtttcttttttacCTATCTTTCCATgcgttgtttcttttctctttttatacacatgtttcttaatgtatgcaagtttttctttctatttcacactaagatgtcttgatgagttttgtttaaagtgtttcagaaagacaaattgtcaaaatctatcatgccacgaactttcttcttgcaaagtttttcaggaGCTTGTattaggattagattttattgcattcaacaagtgattatgagtttagtgatttatgacttctctcatacttcatttgtttgttgtgattttgacacagattgccaaagagggagattgttaggacatacgTGGAtcttgttagaacatatgttatgtaaaattggctaatcctttgacaaaacgcactttatttgtaattgggtagatcgaGGATGGgcttagtacttcaagaaataagagttcaagtctagtattgaagctaTGCAAATCTATcaaagaatcaagtgaagaagtgctgttcattaaagctcgacaaatagctcgacagatagatatctattgaggtttaatgcTTATGCTCCACAGCTGCTTGACAGAaacagtatctatcgagaattatgaaatccagattttcaaatttgttttcaCGCATGTCCAAGTGTATttatgtagggtttcttttctcacaaccctagacatatataaggattattttaaaggccttCACACAAGGAATTAGAGCATCCCTTCATGTATtgtgtgaccggagacaaaagTTAACCTAGTTCATCTTTTCTTTGGAGGAGCTATTGCGTCTTTgtgccaagggttttgtaaccaaggagtttATTGATCTTCATCGTTTGGATGAGCTAAAGAACAttgcagccaacatttttctcaagttggtgtgtttgtcacgtacttggatttgtgcaaaggagtaagtgaaggaaaaaactggttttgtatctcatacaaaacatatagcggaagtaacaaataaggatctatttcattcatgattgataacgtgcactatgtaaatttcagaatttaagaacaagatagcgtacccttgtgtggagaaattcaaaacaaagattagaagcacttgtgaacacttttaatcttcactccaattccactttacgcccaagatatgtggtctctcaatcagttttcaaatgaagaatgaaagtgtgtctcactctcacatacacaccgtttcttatatcccta is a genomic window containing:
- the LOC142632671 gene encoding uncharacterized protein LOC142632671, which produces MKKYLKLIKHLARGFDKFDFVRIPRNQNAAADEVAKMASSEEEPTNNKILMETRKYPSIEEVPVFPIQNIGGWMAPIVSYLQDGHLPHDSMKARKIKARAARFTILNDTLYKRGFSLPYLKCIDEEEAKYVLHEIHEGICGDHAGPRSLVSKVIRAGYFWPTMQADAMELVKRCDKCQRFGNVQRLPAEKMTTITSPWPFAQWGIDIVGPLPLGKGQVLFLLVAIDYFTKWVEAEAIATITEARTRSFVWRNIICKFGIPQTIISDNGRQLTYGTEAVIPVEVGMASTRREVFREENNDDQLRINLDCLDEVRDKASNMTMKYQQKMTEYYNKRVRLRRLEIGDLVLRKVTTATRNSAHGKLGPTWEGPYKVVHYSRQGSYHLETLDGQKLPRPWNIEHLKKYHPQM